A single window of Arcobacter venerupis DNA harbors:
- a CDS encoding radical SAM/SPASM domain-containing protein, whose amino-acid sequence MLMYGFQKHLNSEFPSQIIVDSTQFCNLACIHCPHPNFIKTDAYSGSHLNVELHKKLIDEVATDGLGICQYIRYTANGETLIHPKFDEMIEYAGKYSKTRINVTTNGVLLTEKKAKTLLDAGVNVFDISIDAFSDETYSKIRVKGDLNKVRPNVLNLIKLIKEGNYDTKLVISFVEQPLNIHETKQFENFWNDSGADFVIIRRLHSAGGAKNGIKSKMEEDFKYIKRKPCLYPWERLTITPEGDLSYCPTDWMNKSHFVHFSKTTIKEAWQSQFMYNLRQAHLSNNYKGFDFCKQCPDWIHTRWPEEGRGYSDMMQELIPSDLL is encoded by the coding sequence ATGCTAATGTATGGATTTCAAAAACATCTAAATAGTGAATTCCCTTCACAAATTATCGTAGATAGTACACAGTTTTGCAATCTTGCATGTATACACTGCCCACATCCAAATTTTATAAAAACAGATGCTTATAGTGGTTCACATTTAAATGTAGAACTTCATAAAAAACTTATTGATGAAGTAGCAACAGATGGATTGGGAATATGTCAATACATAAGATATACAGCAAATGGCGAAACACTTATACATCCAAAATTTGATGAGATGATAGAGTATGCTGGTAAATACAGTAAAACAAGAATAAATGTAACTACAAATGGTGTTTTACTTACAGAAAAAAAAGCTAAAACGCTCCTTGATGCTGGTGTAAATGTATTTGATATTAGCATAGATGCTTTTAGTGATGAAACCTACTCAAAAATTAGAGTTAAAGGTGATTTAAATAAAGTTAGACCCAATGTTTTAAATCTAATAAAACTAATAAAAGAAGGTAATTATGATACAAAGCTTGTCATAAGTTTTGTAGAACAACCATTAAACATACATGAAACAAAACAATTTGAGAATTTTTGGAATGATTCTGGAGCTGATTTTGTAATAATACGTAGACTTCATTCAGCTGGTGGGGCAAAAAATGGAATTAAGTCTAAAATGGAAGAAGATTTTAAATATATAAAGAGAAAACCTTGTTTATATCCTTGGGAGAGATTAACTATTACTCCAGAAGGTGATTTATCTTATTGCCCGACAGATTGGATGAATAAATCACACTTTGTACACTTTTCCAAAACTACGATAAAAGAAGCTTGGCAAAGTCAATTTATGTATAATTTGAGACAAGCTCATCTATCAAATAATTATAAAGGATTTGATTTTTGTAAACAATGCCCTGATTGGATTCATACTAGATGGCCAGAAGAAGGAAGAGGCTATTCTGATATGATGCAAGAACTTATTCCTAGTGATTTGCTTTAA